A part of Mycobacteriales bacterium genomic DNA contains:
- the flgL gene encoding flagellar hook-associated protein FlgL has protein sequence MRVSSSSAYLQTVQGLGGALGRVQDVSRQLSSGKRINSWSEDAPSATAAGRYRAQEADWQSFRRVATDARGWLDTADGALQSMSTLMTRVRSLATSAVNGGLSADGREAIAAEIDQLRSELKDLASTRHLGRPLFAGFGQAALATAPDGTVSYAGDGGVVQRQVSPTITLQINVDGADLLGFSAGEDAFATLTSLSAAVRAGDATATRASSVAVDRGQDRVLRALAQVGATANRVSAADSAGAVAGEDLAARRSELEDVDLAAAVLTLNSAQSGYEAALGAASRANLPSLASFLR, from the coding sequence GTGCGCGTCAGCTCTAGCAGCGCCTACCTGCAGACGGTCCAGGGCCTCGGCGGCGCGCTCGGCCGCGTCCAGGACGTGTCCCGACAGCTGTCCTCAGGCAAGCGCATCAACAGCTGGTCCGAAGACGCGCCGTCGGCGACGGCTGCCGGGCGCTACCGCGCGCAGGAGGCCGACTGGCAGTCCTTCCGCCGGGTCGCGACCGACGCGCGGGGCTGGCTCGACACCGCCGACGGAGCCCTGCAGTCGATGTCGACCCTCATGACCAGGGTCCGCTCGCTGGCGACCTCCGCGGTCAACGGCGGGCTCTCCGCCGACGGCCGCGAGGCGATCGCCGCCGAGATCGACCAGCTGCGCAGCGAGCTCAAGGACCTCGCGTCGACCCGTCACCTGGGCCGACCGCTGTTCGCGGGTTTCGGCCAGGCCGCGCTCGCCACCGCGCCCGACGGGACCGTCAGCTACGCCGGCGACGGCGGGGTCGTGCAGCGCCAGGTCAGCCCGACCATCACCCTCCAGATCAACGTCGACGGAGCGGACCTGCTCGGCTTCAGCGCCGGCGAGGACGCCTTCGCGACGCTGACGTCGCTGTCGGCCGCGGTGCGGGCCGGGGACGCCACGGCGACCAGGGCGAGCTCGGTCGCGGTGGACCGCGGTCAGGACCGGGTGCTGCGGGCACTTGCGCAGGTGGGCGCGACGGCCAACCGGGTCTCGGCTGCCGACAGCGCCGGGGCGGTCGCCGGTGAGGACCTCGCCGCCCGCCGCAGCGAGCTCGAGGACGTCGACCTGGCCGCCGCCGTGCTGACGCTCAACTCCGCGCAGTCGGGCTACGAGGCCGCGCTCGGCGCAGCGAGCCGGGCCAACCTGCCGTCACTCGCGTCGTTCCTGAGGTGA
- the fliD gene encoding flagellar filament capping protein FliD: MASIGGLGSGLDTESIVNQLMSAERSNQSRYNTLRLSALSRQTAWADLAGRLSSLRTAADALSTPTKVAGSVASSSDSTSITATAAAGAQLGSVGLIVRSLAAAQQLSSSALPGATSLVGAGSALVSAGTSGIGLTGLTADGTATTGRHAVVVTQSSAAATATGTTAPPLDSGGELMITLADGSTRSATLQASYASVDALATDLGAALGPDVTVAVVSGRLAVSTRAEGSAVTLAVSGSAAAALGLDGATATGTDGKLTVDGGTEQVLTALDGSGSYSTGGLTLSLGTSLRAGTATAVVVRTDATTTAQQLAAELAVAGSPVSASVVDLRDGSAAPSRLVLTAAATGSAGALTITSSGIAALESGLSTVRAASDAVLEMGGLTVRRSSNTVTDLVPGVTLNLVKAAPVGGTAETTVAVTRDVPGLVSRTKALVDAANSLINGVSTQTKQGTGGAKGGPLASDSSARSLTSGLFVLASTATSATDKKALSQIGITVTRQGTFTLDDTVLSKAVADDPDGVAALLSGFAKSVADAAKRDGTGEGFVVTARNAAGTEAGSRQKQMDAMDSRLRTTEARYRRQFSQLDVMMNALRSQSARLNAQIGGLA, from the coding sequence GTGGCGTCCATCGGAGGGCTGGGCTCGGGCCTCGACACCGAGTCGATCGTCAACCAGCTCATGTCGGCCGAGCGCTCCAACCAGAGCCGCTACAACACGCTGCGCCTGTCGGCGCTGTCGCGCCAGACCGCCTGGGCCGACCTCGCCGGCCGGCTCTCCTCACTGCGCACCGCCGCCGACGCGCTGTCGACGCCGACCAAGGTGGCCGGCTCCGTCGCGTCCTCGAGCGACAGCACCAGCATCACCGCGACCGCGGCAGCGGGCGCGCAGCTCGGCAGCGTCGGGCTCATCGTGCGCTCGCTCGCGGCCGCTCAGCAGCTCTCCTCCTCCGCCCTGCCAGGAGCCACCAGCCTCGTCGGTGCCGGTAGCGCCCTGGTGAGCGCGGGGACGTCGGGGATCGGTCTCACCGGCCTGACCGCCGACGGGACCGCGACGACCGGGCGCCACGCCGTGGTCGTGACCCAGTCCTCCGCGGCCGCGACCGCCACCGGCACGACCGCTCCCCCGCTGGACTCCGGTGGCGAGCTGATGATCACGTTGGCCGACGGCTCCACCCGCTCGGCGACGCTGCAGGCGTCCTACGCCAGCGTCGACGCGCTCGCCACCGACCTCGGTGCCGCGCTCGGTCCGGACGTCACCGTGGCGGTCGTGTCCGGGCGGCTCGCGGTATCTACCCGCGCCGAGGGCTCCGCCGTGACGCTCGCGGTCAGCGGGTCTGCGGCCGCCGCCCTCGGCCTCGACGGAGCGACGGCCACGGGGACCGACGGCAAGCTGACCGTGGACGGTGGCACCGAGCAGGTGCTGACCGCGCTCGACGGCAGCGGCTCCTACTCGACCGGCGGCCTCACCCTCTCGCTCGGGACCTCGCTGCGCGCCGGTACGGCCACCGCCGTGGTCGTGCGCACCGACGCCACGACCACCGCGCAGCAGCTCGCCGCCGAGCTCGCCGTCGCCGGGTCGCCGGTGTCGGCGAGCGTGGTGGACCTGCGCGACGGCAGCGCCGCCCCGTCGCGGCTCGTCCTCACGGCGGCGGCGACCGGCAGTGCAGGTGCGCTCACCATCACCAGCAGCGGCATCGCCGCGCTCGAGAGCGGCCTGTCCACGGTCCGTGCGGCATCGGACGCGGTGCTCGAGATGGGTGGGCTCACGGTCCGTCGCAGCAGCAACACCGTCACCGACCTCGTCCCCGGTGTGACCCTCAACCTCGTCAAGGCGGCGCCCGTCGGGGGCACCGCCGAGACCACTGTCGCGGTGACCCGCGACGTCCCCGGTCTGGTGAGCCGCACGAAGGCGCTCGTCGACGCAGCCAACTCCCTCATCAACGGCGTCAGCACCCAGACCAAGCAGGGCACCGGCGGCGCGAAGGGCGGGCCGCTCGCGAGCGACTCGAGCGCGCGGAGCCTGACGTCGGGGCTGTTCGTGCTGGCCTCGACCGCGACTTCGGCCACGGACAAGAAGGCACTCAGCCAGATCGGCATCACGGTCACCCGCCAGGGCACCTTCACCCTCGACGACACGGTGCTGTCCAAGGCGGTCGCCGACGACCCCGACGGTGTCGCCGCCCTGCTCTCGGGCTTTGCGAAGTCGGTTGCCGACGCCGCGAAGCGGGACGGGACGGGCGAAGGGTTCGTCGTGACGGCCCGCAACGCCGCGGGCACCGAGGCCGGCAGCCGCCAGAAGCAGATGGACGCGATGGACTCGCGCCTCCGGACCACGGAGGCCCGCTACCGCCGCCAGTTCTCCCAGCTCGACGTGATGATGAACGCCCTGCGCAGCCAGTCGGCCCGGCTCAACGCGCAGATCGGCGGTCTCGCCTGA
- the flgC gene encoding flagellar basal body rod protein FlgC, giving the protein MSMFGALDAAASGVTLGRTWMEAVSDNVANVDTVRPAGEEPFRARLVVAQARTGQAGVDVTGIEVAGGAPDVVFDPDNPLADAEGYVTRPKVDLSQEMTHLLMASRLYQANLSVMTQARDAYRTALRIGTQS; this is encoded by the coding sequence ATGAGCATGTTCGGCGCCCTCGACGCCGCGGCCAGCGGGGTCACCCTCGGCCGCACCTGGATGGAGGCGGTCTCCGACAACGTCGCCAACGTCGACACGGTGCGCCCCGCGGGCGAGGAGCCGTTCCGTGCGCGCCTCGTCGTCGCGCAGGCGCGCACCGGCCAGGCCGGCGTCGACGTCACTGGCATCGAGGTCGCCGGTGGCGCACCCGACGTCGTCTTCGACCCCGACAACCCGCTCGCCGACGCGGAGGGCTACGTGACCCGCCCCAAGGTCGACCTGTCGCAGGAGATGACGCACCTGCTCATGGCGAGCCGGCTCTACCAGGCGAACCTCTCGGTGATGACCCAGGCGCGCGACGCCTACCGCACCGCCCTGCGCATCGGGACGCAGTCGTGA
- a CDS encoding flagellin gives MSLRVNTNTAAMNAYRNLTVTEGQMGKSLEKLSSGFRINRAADDAAGLVNSEKLRSQVNGLKVASRNAQDGVSVAQTAEGALNEVHSVLQRMRDLAVQKSNAGGNSTAANTALDDEYAELAAEVGRIGTSTKFNGQTLLDGAYSGTFQVGADDSDTISLAVTLDLGAVETALGTTAGTIATVDTQIDAVSAARGKIGATQNRIEHTIANLGVAVENLSASESRVRDTDVAQEMTAFSRSQILSQAGTAMLAQANSSSQGVLSLLR, from the coding sequence ATGTCTCTGAGGGTGAACACCAACACCGCAGCGATGAACGCCTATCGGAACCTCACGGTCACCGAGGGGCAGATGGGCAAGAGCCTCGAGAAGCTGTCCTCGGGGTTCCGCATCAACCGCGCAGCAGACGACGCCGCCGGCCTCGTCAACAGCGAGAAGCTGCGCTCGCAGGTCAACGGCCTGAAGGTCGCGAGCCGCAACGCCCAGGACGGCGTCTCGGTCGCGCAGACGGCTGAGGGCGCGCTCAACGAGGTCCACTCGGTCCTGCAGCGCATGCGCGACCTGGCCGTCCAGAAGTCCAACGCGGGCGGCAACTCGACGGCGGCCAACACCGCTCTCGACGACGAGTACGCCGAGCTCGCCGCGGAGGTCGGCCGGATCGGCACCAGCACGAAGTTCAACGGCCAGACCCTGCTGGACGGCGCCTACTCCGGCACCTTCCAGGTCGGGGCCGACGACAGCGACACGATCAGCCTCGCCGTCACGCTCGACCTCGGCGCGGTGGAGACCGCCCTGGGCACCACGGCCGGCACCATCGCCACCGTCGACACCCAGATCGACGCCGTCTCCGCCGCCCGCGGGAAGATCGGTGCGACCCAGAACCGCATCGAGCACACCATCGCCAACCTGGGCGTCGCCGTCGAGAACCTCTCGGCGTCGGAGAGCCGGGTGCGCGACACCGACGTCGCGCAGGAGATGACGGCGTTCAGCCGCAGCCAGATCCTGTCCCAGGCGGGCACCGCCATGCTGGCCCAGGCCAACAGCTCGTCGCAGGGCGTCCTGTCGCTCCTGCGCTAG
- the flgK gene encoding flagellar hook-associated protein FlgK, with amino-acid sequence MSFSSLGIGASALQAAQRAVEVAAHNVANSGTAGFTRQRLEVSTSTPTPGTAGMRGDGQRGTGVTVLSVERLRDRLADVAFRSEASITGAATARSSALDRAESVLGPYAEGTPEALSRFFAAWDQLSLTPQDPATRASVLAAGADLAAGLRSSAEELDAVVGEVTQRIDDQTQEADGLLGLVATLNQTIADATSSGQNPNDLYDQRDNALDRLSQLLGTRVVPGDDQTVEVWLGDTRLVSRGTSEGLAMGAGPTLTTATGAPLSPRGEVGGYLSVVKVDLPSYRSQLDALALGLRDAVNAIHQQGFDRNGAAGGDFFSATSAGDLDLRAGLTGDEVAASATGAAADGNGAIAMARLRTTAAVGGATVGDAARAFAGRVGQAASDAARSARAAELGLGSAAQTRASLNGVNVDEEMVDLVRYQHSYEAAAKVIAIVDEMLDTLINRMGR; translated from the coding sequence ATGTCGTTCTCGAGCCTGGGCATCGGCGCGTCGGCGCTTCAGGCGGCGCAGCGCGCCGTCGAGGTCGCCGCGCACAACGTCGCCAACAGCGGCACCGCCGGCTTCACCCGGCAGCGGCTGGAGGTCAGCACGTCGACCCCCACACCGGGTACGGCGGGAATGCGCGGTGACGGTCAGCGCGGCACCGGCGTCACCGTCTTGTCGGTGGAGCGGCTGCGCGACCGGCTCGCCGACGTGGCCTTCCGCAGCGAGGCCTCCATCACGGGCGCGGCGACCGCACGGAGCAGTGCCCTGGACCGCGCAGAGAGCGTGCTGGGGCCCTACGCCGAGGGCACCCCGGAGGCGCTGTCGCGCTTCTTCGCCGCGTGGGACCAGCTGTCTCTGACGCCGCAGGACCCGGCCACCCGCGCCAGCGTGCTCGCGGCGGGCGCCGACCTCGCCGCGGGCCTCCGCAGCAGCGCGGAGGAGCTAGACGCCGTCGTCGGCGAGGTCACCCAGCGCATCGACGACCAGACCCAGGAGGCCGACGGGCTGCTCGGCCTGGTCGCGACCCTCAACCAGACGATCGCCGACGCGACCAGCTCGGGCCAGAACCCCAACGACCTCTACGACCAGCGCGACAACGCCCTCGACCGGTTGAGCCAGCTGCTCGGGACACGCGTCGTGCCGGGCGACGACCAGACCGTCGAGGTCTGGCTCGGTGACACCCGTCTGGTGTCGCGCGGCACCAGCGAGGGGCTGGCGATGGGCGCCGGACCGACCCTCACGACCGCGACCGGCGCACCGCTGTCGCCGCGCGGTGAGGTCGGCGGCTACCTGAGCGTCGTCAAGGTGGACCTCCCGTCGTACCGGAGCCAGCTCGACGCCCTGGCACTCGGCCTGCGTGACGCGGTCAACGCCATCCACCAGCAGGGCTTCGACCGCAACGGTGCCGCCGGCGGCGACTTCTTCAGCGCGACGAGCGCGGGCGACCTCGACCTGCGGGCCGGGCTGACGGGAGACGAGGTCGCCGCGTCGGCCACGGGAGCAGCGGCGGACGGCAACGGCGCGATCGCGATGGCGCGGCTGCGCACCACCGCAGCCGTGGGGGGTGCGACCGTGGGCGACGCGGCGCGGGCCTTCGCCGGCCGCGTCGGCCAGGCCGCCAGCGACGCCGCCCGATCCGCACGGGCCGCCGAGCTCGGGCTCGGCAGCGCGGCGCAGACCCGCGCCAGCCTCAACGGCGTCAACGTCGACGAGGAGATGGTCGACCTCGTCCGGTACCAGCACAGCTACGAGGCCGCGGCGAAGGTCATCGCGATCGTCGACGAGATGCTCGACACGCTCATCAACCGGATGGGGAGGTAA
- the fliE gene encoding flagellar hook-basal body complex protein FliE: protein MSIGPVGATPFVPPTISSGPAAATGGGFAESLQSVSKLTNKADGLAAGVATGELQDVHQFTAAAAKAQLGVELTVALRNRAVEAYQEIMRMQV, encoded by the coding sequence GTGAGCATCGGGCCGGTCGGCGCAACCCCCTTCGTCCCGCCGACGATCAGCAGTGGGCCTGCCGCCGCGACCGGCGGCGGCTTCGCCGAGAGCCTGCAGTCGGTCAGCAAGCTCACCAACAAGGCCGACGGCCTGGCCGCCGGCGTCGCCACCGGCGAGCTGCAGGACGTCCACCAGTTCACCGCCGCCGCCGCCAAGGCCCAGCTCGGCGTCGAGCTCACCGTCGCGCTGCGCAACCGCGCCGTCGAGGCCTACCAGGAGATCATGAGGATGCAGGTCTGA
- a CDS encoding glycosyltransferase, with amino-acid sequence MTPPATVVLVVTRPDQVAAAVEHLQTTWPADADAELVTVSAGAVGPAVAAAVGPDTAVAVVADDERPVDLQPVDAATRAARADALLLATTAAAWRALATAPPLPVAAPELSAVLIVRDEQERLPLCLASLRDVVDEVVVADTGSLDGTVAIAVAMGARVVHIPWTDDFAAARNAALEHARSDWVLHIDADEVVAAVDVPALRSALGTGDGLVSQVHHLGADGRTVQRRTTVFRRSRLRWVGRVHEHLEPVGPPADLRALPGLLLEHSGHLPEVLRAKGTAARNARLAQLQARDEPGWRSAFELARALHGQARRTDAVAAYLSCLAQLPDAERVVRTLCHRALAQVAVHADDAETAERHARLALALAPGDSPSRTALAAALHAGGDHDGALEVLDAPLPDRLPQGLPSQEGSASADAVRADCEIALLAASRPRDVVVQLAGDLETSAPRRALAVWRTVDGDDGARGRARCLAALGRLEAARRHLARVADVDELDRDLAQALGTTLSGKGDEPLPTR; translated from the coding sequence GTGACGCCACCGGCGACGGTCGTCCTCGTCGTCACCCGGCCCGACCAGGTCGCGGCCGCGGTCGAGCACCTGCAGACGACCTGGCCCGCGGACGCCGACGCAGAACTGGTGACCGTCTCGGCCGGCGCTGTCGGACCGGCGGTGGCGGCGGCAGTCGGCCCGGACACGGCGGTCGCGGTCGTCGCGGACGACGAGCGACCCGTCGACCTGCAACCCGTCGACGCGGCGACCCGCGCGGCCAGGGCCGACGCGCTCCTGCTGGCCACCACCGCCGCCGCGTGGCGTGCACTGGCGACCGCGCCGCCGCTCCCCGTCGCCGCGCCCGAGCTCAGCGCCGTCCTCATCGTGCGCGACGAGCAGGAGCGGCTTCCTCTGTGCCTGGCGTCCCTGCGCGACGTCGTCGACGAGGTCGTCGTCGCCGACACCGGCTCGCTCGACGGCACGGTCGCCATCGCGGTCGCGATGGGCGCCCGGGTCGTGCACATCCCCTGGACCGACGACTTCGCGGCCGCCCGCAACGCAGCGCTCGAGCACGCGCGCAGCGACTGGGTGCTCCACATCGACGCCGACGAGGTGGTCGCCGCGGTGGACGTCCCCGCCCTGCGGTCTGCCCTCGGCACCGGTGACGGCCTGGTCTCGCAGGTCCACCACCTCGGTGCCGACGGCCGGACCGTCCAGCGCCGCACCACGGTGTTCCGGCGCAGTCGGCTGCGCTGGGTCGGCCGGGTCCACGAGCACCTGGAGCCGGTGGGCCCCCCTGCAGACCTGCGGGCGCTGCCGGGGCTGCTCCTGGAGCACAGCGGTCACCTGCCGGAGGTCCTGCGCGCCAAGGGGACCGCGGCGCGCAACGCCAGGCTCGCGCAGCTGCAGGCCCGCGACGAGCCGGGCTGGCGCAGCGCCTTCGAGCTGGCGCGGGCGCTGCACGGGCAGGCCAGGCGCACGGACGCGGTCGCGGCGTACCTCTCCTGCCTGGCCCAGCTGCCCGACGCCGAGCGGGTGGTGCGCACGCTGTGCCACCGGGCGCTCGCCCAGGTGGCCGTGCACGCCGACGACGCGGAGACGGCGGAGCGGCACGCCCGGCTGGCCCTGGCGCTCGCGCCCGGCGACAGCCCCAGCCGGACCGCGCTGGCTGCAGCCCTGCACGCCGGTGGTGACCACGACGGCGCGCTCGAGGTGCTCGACGCGCCGCTGCCGGACCGTCTGCCGCAGGGGCTGCCGAGCCAGGAAGGCAGCGCGTCCGCCGACGCGGTACGGGCCGACTGCGAGATCGCGCTGCTGGCCGCCTCGAGGCCCCGCGACGTCGTCGTGCAGCTGGCCGGGGACCTGGAGACGAGCGCGCCGCGACGGGCACTGGCCGTCTGGCGGACCGTCGACGGCGACGACGGCGCCCGCGGCCGGGCGCGCTGCCTCGCGGCGCTCGGCCGCCTCGAGGCAGCGCGACGACACCTCGCCCGTGTCGCTGACGTCGACGAGCTGGACCGCGACCTCGCCCAGGCCCTGGGGACCACCCTGTCGGGTAAGGGGGACGAGCCACTCCCGACCCGATGA
- the fliS gene encoding flagellar export chaperone FliS, protein MDIAAAASERYLVDRVMTASPAELTAMLYDAAVGALRSAQRLQGEQQHLAALPRIQKAQDIVLELRSTLNHDAGDLASHLDALYTWCWTRLLDASTARGGTGIADALEVLAPLQEAWRASCCTLTARAS, encoded by the coding sequence ATGGACATCGCCGCAGCAGCCTCCGAGCGCTACCTGGTCGACCGCGTCATGACCGCGAGCCCCGCGGAGCTCACCGCCATGCTGTACGACGCTGCCGTCGGTGCGCTGCGCTCCGCCCAGCGACTGCAGGGCGAGCAGCAGCACCTCGCCGCGCTCCCCCGCATCCAGAAGGCCCAGGACATCGTGCTGGAGCTGCGCAGCACCCTCAACCACGACGCGGGCGACCTCGCGAGCCACCTCGACGCGCTCTACACCTGGTGCTGGACCCGGCTGCTCGATGCCTCGACGGCGCGGGGCGGCACCGGCATCGCCGACGCGCTGGAGGTCCTGGCCCCGCTGCAGGAGGCGTGGCGGGCGTCCTGCTGCACCCTCACCGCGCGGGCGTCCTGA
- a CDS encoding flagellin, protein MSLRVNTNIAAMNAYRNLSVTEGQMGKSLEKLSSGYRINRAADDAAGLVNSEKLRSQVNGHKVAVRNSQDGVSVAQTAEGALNEVHAVLQRMRDLAVQKANSGGNSTASGTALDDEYKELASEITRVGTSTKFNGLTLLDGSYSGAFQVGADDSDTVSLAITLDLGAVATALGAGTTGITNIADVDTQIDAVSAARGKIGATQNRLEHTIANLGVTIENLSASESRVRDTDVAQEMTTFSRNQILSQAGTAMLAQANQSSQGVLSLLRG, encoded by the coding sequence ATGTCGCTTCGCGTGAACACCAACATCGCGGCGATGAACGCCTACCGCAACCTCAGCGTCACCGAGGGGCAGATGGGCAAGAGCCTGGAGAAGCTGTCCTCCGGGTACCGCATCAACCGGGCAGCCGACGACGCGGCCGGTCTCGTCAACAGCGAGAAGCTGCGCTCGCAGGTCAACGGTCACAAGGTCGCCGTCCGCAACTCCCAGGACGGCGTCTCGGTCGCGCAGACCGCAGAAGGCGCCCTCAACGAGGTCCACGCCGTCCTGCAGCGCATGCGCGACCTCGCCGTCCAGAAGGCCAACAGCGGTGGCAACAGCACCGCCTCGGGAACCGCTCTGGACGACGAGTACAAGGAGCTCGCCTCGGAGATCACCCGGGTGGGGACCAGCACCAAGTTCAACGGGCTGACCCTGCTCGACGGCTCCTACAGCGGCGCGTTCCAGGTCGGTGCCGACGACAGCGACACCGTCAGCCTCGCGATCACCCTCGACCTGGGGGCCGTCGCCACGGCTCTCGGTGCCGGCACCACGGGCATCACGAACATCGCCGACGTCGACACGCAGATCGACGCGGTGAGCGCGGCCCGAGGCAAGATCGGTGCGACCCAGAACCGCCTGGAGCACACCATCGCCAACCTCGGCGTGACGATCGAGAACCTCTCGGCGTCGGAGAGCCGCGTGCGCGACACCGACGTGGCGCAGGAGATGACCACCTTCTCCCGCAACCAGATCCTCAGCCAGGCCGGTACCGCGATGCTCGCCCAGGCCAACCAGTCCTCGCAGGGCGTCCTCAGCCTCCTGCGCGGCTAG